TGGCCAGGTGATAGTCGATGCGCCAGCCGGCGTCGTTGTCGAAAGCCTTGCCGCGCCAGGACCACCAGCTGTAGGGCCCGGCCACATCGGGATGCAGCACCCGCACCACGTCGACCCAGCCCGTCCCCAACAGTTCACTGAGCCAGGCCCGTTCGCTTGGCAGGAAGCCGGCCTTCTTGACGTTGCCCTTCCAGTTCTTGATGTCGTTCTCGGTGTGCGCGATGTTCCAGTCACCGCACAGCACCGCGTCACGGCCGTGCAGCTCGGCCATCCGGGCGGCGATGGTGGCCATGAAACGTTCCTTCTCCAGCTGCCGGTCCGTCTCGGCCTCGCCGGTGGGGACGTACACGCTGGCCACCGTCACGCCGGCGGTGTCCACCTCGAGGTAGCGGCCGTGCGCCTCGAACTCGTCGGAGACCAGCAGCCGGGCCTCCTCGATCGGATGCCGGGACAACACGGCAACCCCGTTGCGGCCCTTGACATGCGGAACAGCCGAGGCCAGGTTCCAACCATCGGCCAGGGCCGGCGCCAAGGCATCGTTGAGCTGCTCGTCATCGGCCCGGGTCTCCTGCAGGCACACCACGTCCGCCTCGGTTTCCTTGAGCCACGGCAGCAGCCCCAGATTCTCTGTCGACCGCTGCTTGACCGCGGCGCGAATGCCGTTGACGTTGATGGTGCTGACGGTCAGGGGTCCCGGAGATGCCACGGCCCAGACCCTACCGACCGGCGCCGACACCACCGACAGCCTCTTGCGGTACCGGCGGTATCACCTTAATGTCGGGCGGCATGGCTGAACGTGCTCCCATCCACCTCGGCACCCCCGACGGCGATCCGATCCTGCTGCTGCACCCGTTCCTGCTGTCGCAGAGCGTGTGGAAGTACGTCGCACCGC
Above is a window of Mycolicibacterium boenickei DNA encoding:
- a CDS encoding exodeoxyribonuclease III, coding for MTVSTINVNGIRAAVKQRSTENLGLLPWLKETEADVVCLQETRADDEQLNDALAPALADGWNLASAVPHVKGRNGVAVLSRHPIEEARLLVSDEFEAHGRYLEVDTAGVTVASVYVPTGEAETDRQLEKERFMATIAARMAELHGRDAVLCGDWNIAHTENDIKNWKGNVKKAGFLPSERAWLSELLGTGWVDVVRVLHPDVAGPYSWWSWRGKAFDNDAGWRIDYHLASPTLAVRATSARVDRAELYALRWSDHSPVTVSYG